The Capsicum annuum cultivar UCD-10X-F1 chromosome 3, UCD10Xv1.1, whole genome shotgun sequence genomic sequence tttgtatataataaatgCTGTCTAGTCATTGGATCCAGATCAAgaaagtagatttttattttatcagaTAGAGTCTTCCACTTAAATTGTAGACCAGCCCTTTAATTTGGCAGGCACTTCGTATGGTAAGCATATGACAATTGGGAAGAACAGAAAGATTGAAGTAGATAGCGCAAAATGGGAACCTTTTAAAGAAGACAGAGCTACATACCTTCTCCTTTGCTCTTGGGGAGCCCGACTGAGACAATGCAACAAGAGGAGGGACAGCACCTTCTTGCAACACTAGTCGACAATACTTGGGACTGTTGAGACACAGTTGCAGCAGTATTGAGGCAGCATTTTCTTTTCCCCGCTGAGATCCGGTTTCAACAATCTCGACTAGTGATTGTATACCCCCCTCTCTGGCAATAGCTAAGCAGCCCTCTGAAATGGTAGACAAATTTGCAAGAAGAGCAACAGCCTTATCAACCATTTCATTCGAAGGGTCCAAGAACCTAATGAGATGCTTCACAGCTCCAGCTTGAATGATGCGAGccttattttcatgaaaaattgaGAGGTTAAATAATGCTGTAGCAGCGTCCTTTTTCCCCCTAATGGTACCTAAACCAAGAAGATCAACCAGAGCTTTCACTGCTCCAGAACGTCCAATCTTTTTTCTGTACTCTTCCAAAAGAGAGAGACTAAAAAGAGCTGCAGCAGCATTCTCTTTTGCTCCAGCATTTCCTGTTCTCAGGACATGGATGAGGGGTTCAAGCGCCCCTTGCTCCGCAATCATGGCCTTGATGTTTTCATTTATCGATAAGTTTAGTAATGCTGTCACAGCATGCTCTTGAGTTAGTTTCACATCAGAGTTTAGCAAAGAGATAAGTGGAGCAATAGCCCCACAGCCACCTATAATAGCTCGGTTTTCCATGTTGTGCTTTGCAAGAAATCGCAGTTCTGCTGCAACTGCTGTTTGCACCTCGGTTGATTGACTTTCCAGGTCACCAATAAGCTTTTCAACATGGGAACTCGTAGTCAGATCATCAGACATCGACTTTGTTGGTAAGGAAAGTTGTCTAGCAGGATTGTGGAGTCCATTCACAGCCCTTTCACTCATTGTTTTGGAGCTGTGATAAAGCCTTGCAGACAAATTAGGAGAATTTCCAACACTCTTGTTGCGAGGAGAAGAAATACGGTAATCACATTGTACCTCTCCAGATGTATCACTCACATTATCATGTTTACTTGATATCCTTGAGACATCAGTTGACCCAGAGGGAAGATAATCAATACTGGAAACAGCACTTGATACTGATTCACTCCTGCTATGGATATGGGAAAGCCCTGGAGATGTGTGGCCTGAATTTTGAGCCTCCCTGGTACGGCATGCACTAAGTTCTTCACTTAATTCGGATGTGAAATCAATCTTCTCACTTTCAAAAGCTTGTCCACCTTGATGACATAGTCTTGATGTCGAATTGCTGGTTTCTGAGGAGCCTCGCATGTCGTCCATATTATTAAGGTGTCCAGGATTAGATATGATTCCATCATGAGTTGACTCAGGGTTCACATCAAGACTCACTTTGTTTACCTCACACCAATTTTCTATCAGAGCTTTAACAGTGTAATTTGGGATAAGATTTGAATGTGCGAGTGCTTGGAGGGTTTTTGGGCATGTAGTTAGTCCATGATCCAGCCATTTTTGAATGGAAGCCTTCTCATAAGTTTGGCCTGAAGCAATAATGACTGGATTCACCATGAGTTCCAAAGACAAGGGACACCGGAAATAAGGAGGGATCTTAATACCATCTATGGCCTTGAAGGTCTCAAGTTCAAGCATACAATCAcgaataattgagaagaaatctatGGAAAGGGTGATCTTATCTAAATTTCCTCTCAATTTGTTATCTTTAGCCTTCAGTCGCTCCTTCTCTAATGCAATACATTCATTCAATAGTTCTTCATGAGATGACAAATTAAGAGAGTGAATTATTTCTGTCAGACTTTCAGAGCCAAGAATCTTCCCTTCTTCAAGAGCCACATTTATCTGTTTTGATGTTTTCCCCACTTCAAACTTTTGAAGCTCCTGTATGAAGTGCTGAAGCACATGAAATTGGAATCAGTCGAGCTACTGTCAAGATCACATACTTATTGCACTAGCTTTAACACAACATTAACAAGAAAAGGAAGTGTAGAAACAAAAATGTACAGCTAAAAAGTCCGTTAGAACTCGTGTATTAAACCAGACCTGAATTTCAGAAGGATCTAGAGTAGGCGGTGATGATTCTAGTAGTTGGCATAAAATGTGAGATAACTTGAGAGCACTACTCTGGACTTTCAGCAACTCTGGTTCACTCTGCAAAGCCTGGAACATCAAATATCTAATAAGTTCTTTCATGAAAGTAGAAATGGAAAAGTTTGTGATAGGCTAGTTATCATTTTTTATCACTTACTTTGTGCTtcgtccaaaaaaaaaaaaaaaaacatttttcattACTTTTTATTTTGTGAAGTAATAAGAAATTTCATTGCTAGCATCAAGAAGAtacagaatagtacaaaactgaGGAAAATGACAATTCTTCATTAGCTCAAATACAAAAAAGGCTACTGTTGGTTTTAATATTGTTAAAATAATGTAGCAAGGAAAGCCAAGAACTTAGTGGCTGAAAACAGAAATGACTTAGAGAAGAAGAGTcgcaaagaatttttttttttaattatcaacTCCTAACTTAGATAGTGCTATTACAACTGAAAGTAGGTCAAAAATTACCATAACAAAGCAGTCCTATTTGCTATTCCAAGAATAGAAAATGACCAACAATTTTCTACCAAAAATAGGAATCCCAATTTGACTAGGAGTCCTATGTAAAAAGACTGGAGAAACACAAAAAACAAATCACATGTATTATTCCTTAAAGCAACTtttaacactcctccttgctttaGAAACTGCAAAATTTGGTCTTGTGTCTTGGGATCTCCACCCTTGATAACTGAAAGTGACCTTGTGAATAAATCTGCAGATTCATCTTTGGGCTTGTAGTGAACTAAATTCATTTCTCATCTTGAATGCAACCCTTGACTCCTTTTGGCATTTCTTCCTGCTTCATTTtcatcttgaatttaaacttactcattttatttttctgaaacatAGATAACTCCTCCATTGCTTCAATTCCTTTAGGAACATTGAAAGTTCCTTTAAACCTAGCAGATTCATATATTGTTTGTGCTTTTTCAATTAGAGGATCATCTTCTAATTTTTTCAGCCTATGATGTTTTTCATGTTCTACAAAAACATCTTCCATTGGAAACAATGAGAAATGTTTACCTCTCATCTTATTGTTTAAAACTTCTTTTCCAGCACATCATTGTTGAAGTTTTATTACCTGAACTTGTTTGATGACAACAGCTCCTTTTCCTTCAACAAGAATCTGGTCACCATTTCTGATCCTAACCTTGGATATTTCAGTAtgctttaattctttaaacaAAATCTTGTTACAAGTCATGTGGTTGGTGGAACCGCTATCAATCAGCCAAAAATTTGTTGAAAACTTACTTGAGATAcatgtttcttcttcttcattgaccACACGTGCATCTACTTCATGGTTCTCAAATTTGTTTTTGCAAATCACTGCTTCATGGGCAAGTTGATTGCACTTCCTGCACTTCGTGTTTGACCTTTTCCAACATCCGTATAATGGATGACCTACTTTTCCACAGTGCTCACAAGGTgggtaattttttaaatttttacccGTGCTTTGAGTTTTGAGGCTACCTACTAAGGCTCCTTCAACCATACCATCTTGCCTCATAAGTCTCATTTGTTCCAGTGCCTAAAAAGAATTTAGTAACTCTTCCAAGGTAATCTTGGACAGGTCTTGTGTATTTTCCAAGGTAGTTATACATGCTTCATATCTTTCGAGCACTATAACAAAAATTCTTTCAACAattcttaaatctttaaattcAGTGCCTAGTAATCTTACCTTATTAACAATGCCAAGTAATCTATTCGAGTATTCTTTGACTGTCCCAGAGTCTTTCAATTCTCTGCAACTCGAACTCTCTTATTAAATTCAATACTTGCATTCCTCTAATTCTTTTATCTCCAGCATATTCTTTCTTCAcataatcccaaatttcttttggtGATGTGAAAGACATAATTCTTATAAAAATAGTTGTTGAAACAGAAGCAAACAGAGTTTCCTTCGCCTTAGACATCGGAGTTTTCTTTTCCTTATGACTCTTGATTTGAGTTATAGTGGAATTATTTGGCAGCGAATTAATTTCATAATCCTCTTCCACAGTTTCCCAAAGATCAAGAGCCTCCAAGTAAGTTTCCATTCTCACAGCCCATAATTGATAATTTTCACCATCAAAAATGGGTGGAGCCATTCAAAAGTCCGATGGTTCAGATTGAAGACATGCCAAGATCAAAGCTGCAACCAATTTGACGATgtgaaaatattttgtcaaagaaagtcaaaaacaaaaactacatgttGAGACAATTttcaactatattttcaataatcctgctgcttcatctttaaaacaaaatcaattttcaacctatGTCTATGGGCTCCAACTTTCAACCCCTGTTTTCATTTAACATTTGGGCTCCTTTCACCTCGTGCATATACTTTTAATGCATGAGTTCCACTTTTAACCTGTGTTCACTTTTAATGTACAAGGCGCCACTTTCAACCCTGTTCACTATAACATAAGGCTGCAATATTTTCaactcatgcttttatttttaacggATAATGTTCCAATATTTAAGTCATCATCATTTTTAGCATGCCAAACAGCAGCGAtatatgaagattatgtgaagaaccAAAATCATGCATGTGACGTGAAAAGATGGATCAAGTTTTGTCAAGAAAATTCAGACGAAAAGGGGAGATGGGTTAGGGTTTTTGCCCGGAATTTTCTTAGCAAATTGAGTTTCACTTTTCTTGGAAGGAAAgtcaaaataataccataattatttttactttttccaaAAGGAAACATAATTCTCTtctatatttggctaacctcttatTTGGAGAAAAAGTTGTGTACCTCTATAAATTGAGAATCTTTATTCTATTTTCATAatataatagcatccacaatgaaGTCAttaaaagagttttgtttaggagagattttctctcaaataggttttaagtttttgatattagttttcataatatgtaggtcacttgaccaaataatatcaataatatctttagtatatttttcttttcttttaaattatcgCCTCGATGGTTTGCAAACTATTAGCTTCTGCATGATACCCTCTTAATTGCGAACCCAACAGTTGGTATCTAGAGCTATTTTTCTTTAGGGACCTGTGAGTGAAGAGATGgattctaaaaatagtttttcacgAAGGGTTCCACCCATTTTTTTATGGTGAAAATTATCAATTATGGGCAGTGAGAATGAAAACTTACTTGGAGGCTCTTGATCTTTGGGAAACTGTGGAAGAGGATTATGAATTCCATAGCTTCCCAAAGATCAAGAGACTCCAAGTAAGTTTTCATTCTCATAGCCCATAATTGATAATTTTCACCATCAAAAACGGGTGAAGCCATTCGTGAAAACCCATTTTTAGAATCCATCTCTTCACTCACAGGTCCCTCAAGAAAAATAGTtgtgataccaattgttggttttaATACTATTAAAATAACGCAGCAAAGAGAGCCTGAAAACAGAGATGAGTTAGAGAAGAAGAGTCaaggtttttttttaaattattatcaaCTCCTAACTTAAAGAGTGCTATTACAACTGAAAGTAGATCAAAAATTACCATAATAAAGCAGTCCTATTTGCTATTCTAAAAATAGAAAACGACTATCAGTTTTCTACCAAAAATAGGAATCCCAATTTGACTAGGAGTCCTGTCTAGAAGGAccggaaaaaaacaaaaaataagtcACGTGCATTATTccttaagggtgtgtttggtatgatggataacattttcctatttttactTGTTTGGTTGTAATATAACTTTAGGAAGATATTTTCCAAAGGaactcattttcctccatttgaaagaaaatgacttccctcgtgggccaagggaagtcattttctagaaaatattgagATGTGACTTATGGAAACTTGGaaccaaaataaaccaaaatatgaataaaatgaccaaaataggtcacccatttaataagttaccaaaataggataaacgtaataatttattacgttttataccTTTCTTTTAACGGATTGATAGCGGATGTGTACAgtaaaaaaaattttagtaaaacgtagtaataatttattatgttttacaaaacttctttataaaacgtaataatttattacgttttacaaatttttttgtaaaacgtaataatttattacgtttaagTGATTTGACATAAAGAAGTGATGTGATAGTACActgagttttttaaaaaaaattataaattaaaactttataacttttttaacttttataaattaaaactttttattacaatttataaattataaatttttattacgtttcttaccaaaaaaatttaaaaaaaaaagttattgcttCGTTTTGTCAAATCAAGTACCACCTAGTTCactctttttgactttttctttcataaatcgtattaagaagttactttttaataaataaaaaaataaaaaatacgtaattataaatttattttattaatacgtGGAAAAAATTACATTGTTTTCTAAATTTGGTCAGATGAATGTATAATTGAATGTATAATTGTTGATGTCACATCTCATACAAACTGACCAAATGATTAAAAATGTGTagttaaatattatgttttagaaaatatattatatttttaattagagaGCCACACGCTCAtataaagttaaaatttaggtagaaaaaaaatatattttctattcaccaaccaaacaccataaaatattttttggaaaatagttTCCACTCAGCAACCAAACAttagaaaataagtaaaacaccaacttattttctaggaaaacattttccatcataccaaacacacccataaaGCAACTTTTAACAGCTACACTAGTAGCAGGGAGCTAACAAAGTTCAAAAAGTTCTCAGGGGAATCTATGGGTGAAAGGTTATGCCAGCTATATAGATACAAAAGACACCTAGCCTTAAGGAAGTGATTTGGAGTTGATAAACCTTCAAAACATTTGTTGTTCCTCTCTGACCATACGCACCAACAAATACTAGCAAGTATCATCTTCCAGATTGGCTTGATCGCTTACCAATGCTCCAATTGCACCAGCATACATTTTTCATTACTTTGTGTTTATTCAATAGAGTCAGATGACAACTGGAACGAAACCTttcagaaaaagaagaaagaaaactgGATATTTTACAGTAGAACGAGGCCAGGCACGCAGCTCGACTTTCAACAGATTTACAAATGAGCAAGTAAGTAACAGATTGACTATATATTCGGATATTATTAAAGTTGCCCTTCTCCTCCAAGAAGGGAGACAAAAGTGTAGgacaactgataataacatcacTCTCATGAATGATGAGCTTATACATGACTATTTGATGTAGTTATTGTCATATTGATCTGCCATATTTAACCCCACTTAGAACAGCTATATAGTGTAACTTGCAGTTACTAAGCAAGGATATCATGTAAAAAGCATGCAGAGAATTTTTCCGAAATGGGAATACTAGATACATAAATTCAGTCTATTTATGTGATAATGACACTTCAGTGTCTCTGCACTGTGAGAGAGTAGTTGGAGTTGTGCGTTACATGATCTGTAGTAAGCAGGCCTGATTGTAAAATGTATCTGAAGACTCTGTTAACgaacatattctaaaataagaaaaagtccGGCTGACATAATCAAagcaaataaaataacataaaaactaATCAGCAGCACAATTGAATATCAACACTCACTATAAGACAGTTGAGCACCCTGTGTACACGCAACCATGAGTTTTGTCAATTTTGGAGAGCACGACCATTCCTCAGAATTATCCACGTGGATTAGTCTAACACAGATGAAATCAaactaacaagaatggaaaagGAATGGCATTGTCACTCTGAACCTAACCAATAAAAGGTAGCGTCATGTGATGGTGCTTAATTTGTAGCATTGACACGTGACAGCATAAAATTAACTCAAGGAATGGTGAATCCTTTAGTTTTTAGTCTGATAATATTTTGAAACGAATTaagtttgaataaataaatgcaaCAGAAAATACTAAGCACAAACTGTTTGGAAGTTGAAATAGGGAAAGTGAATAGGAGTATCTAATTAGGGAGCAACAATCAGAGCGATAGACAGTCAAAACTCCGCCCTAATATAAACAGAAGTTCCTAAATTTTGCATTCTGTTTCCCTTCATTTTGTGAGCATATGTCTAAATCAGCGAGAGGAGAATTAAAATTACCCAGAGAATCTTGCTCTTCTTGGGAGACCATTCTTCCAGTAACTCCCTAGCTTCATTAATGGCTACATCTAGTTCTTCACACTGCCTGCATATGGTTTCATCTGAAGGAGCTTCTTGTTGAGCAACATCATCAAGTACTGGTTTTAAAAGCTTCAACAAAGTTGCAATATTTTTGTAGTTCTTTTGACCAGGCATAGTCTTTGATGTTAGACATGTCACAAGGTGAATGAATCGAGAGATACTGTTTATAAGGCACCTTTCAGATGTCAACTCCATTAACCTGTCATGCAcaaatctaaaaacatattatctACACAGTGACTTGCAAAAAAAAGTCAAGATGAGGGATGGAAAGATGCAGGGTAGACGTAGTTGTGATGATTGATCAGAACAACTACCTCTCTTATACACAGCTTCTTCCATGTTCTATAAGAAAACTCCAACAGCAAAAAATAATCAGTATGGTTCTTTCCACATTCAGACTTACAAAATGTTTAATATATGGAACCAATAATATAATCTTAACAATTTTCACAAGTCTCAAGAATTTAAATAATTACAGTAACCTATTTAAACTTTAATCTTATGTATTTTTCCTATCAAAATGACTTCTCAGTTATCATTTTTTCTGCAATGCTATTTATATACACCACAACTCAAAATTAACATTGTTAACTCTATGCCCAAGCGCCTCATAAATTAGAATGGAGACAATGCTTAAAATAAAGTCCCTTATCAAAAAAGTAACAAATATAGTGGCTCATCTCAGTCATTGGTGCGATTGAacaatataaaaaaggaaaaagaaaaaaaagaggagaaaaaatgtTAACAGGAACAAGAGatcaagagagaaaaatgttAACAGGAACAAGAGATCAAGAGAGAAACCAGAGCAACACAACAAATAAAAACACAGCTATAACATCTATAGGTGATCTAAGCGCATGACCTGAAGTCCAGACATCAATATTATTATCTTTTCGATGAACTACAAAGTAGAAATGCTATCTTGAGACATTCCGATGTAGCTATATACGCTAAGATGGAAAACAGTATGAATACAATTTCTTCATGTAAAACGTGTGTCTTAAAACTACTTAAAAGTCAAAAGCTACTACCTCAACCATATTTGGACAAGATTGGCACAAAATCTAAGTATGGAGTACCTGAGCTGCAACAAACAACACTAGTCAGGAATTTCTATCAAATTTAATAGCATAAACAGCATAACCTATTTCCTTAAATGGGTTCAAACAGCATTTATACTCTACAGTGTCTTGCTTTTGATTTCTATCATCATCTGAAGTTTACTGTGTCTCGGTTATCGCACTactttgttgttgttactgtttcCTTATTTGCTAGTATGTTTTCTTCACTATCGTTTTTCCTTTTCATACTTGCTTTGATTCGTTGTACTCGAGCTGAGGGACCTTTGGGAATAACCTCCCCACCTTCATGAGGCAGGGTAAGGTCTGcctacactctaccctccccagaccctactagtGGGATTTCACTTGgtatgttggtggtggtggtggttcaAACAAATCCATTTTTTTTCGTTCCAGTTTCCAAAGTTTAGATATACTGAAACAACAAAGCCAACATCCCAAATATTTGTATCggattttccatattttattcTTAGTTGCAGCATGGAATGAGGTGAAAAGGATAACAAACAAACTTCAGCTTCATGTCGTGAAAATACACAGCCAAGCAAGTTTAGGagtaaaaaaaaaacatctaTAAATCCATCCGAATTTCTTCCTATAAAAAGAATCTGCTACCCATTTCATAAGATTAGATATATTTTAGCACATATGACATTGTAAATACAGTTATTGGTGATTCCCAACtcgaacaacaacaacaacatacctagtgaaaTCCCACAAAATAAGGtgtggggaggatagagtgtacgcagaccgaACTTACCCCTACCTCTTATAGGCAGAAAGGTTTGCTTCCGAAAGACCCTTGGCtcaaataaaccaaatcaaagTGGTAATGAAAACATGACAACTAATAGGAAAGCAGGGTCGAGCATACATGCAAGgaatcataacatcaacaacaaagtgCGATCACCTaaacataataaacaacaaataataacaaataacaaAAGCcagaaacaacaacaataaagctaatactatgacaaacatggtGCTCTAGACTAATATCCCACCCAAAACAACAACAGATGAAAGCAGACACCAAAAGCCAGAAACTACAAGAATAAGGCTAATACTATAACAGACACGAAAAGCAAGACAACGATCGAATACCTACTAACCCTCTACTCTTACTCATGACCTTCATAacctcctatctaaggtcatattctccttaacaaataaacataattaCAATTTACAGCTACCTCTTTTATTTGCACCAAGAGTGTGACCTAGTGGACAATCAAGTGTGTTAGAGACTTAAAGAACCATGGGACAGAGTTAGCTGGTAGTGGTGGCAAATATTCCATGAAAATAGTCGAGGCGCGCGAAAGATGACCTGAACACCGCGTTATTAGTTTACAGCTACCTTAACAAAGAAAAcctaaaaaatggaagaaaaaataacaaaaaacacaaactaaaaaaatataacccAATTATACCTGGAGCTTATAGATAAACAAAAAAAACAGATCTTGAAGAAACAATGGTATTTCAAAAAGGAAGAATTATCAACATGAGTATTTTTCAATAGAATAAAGTTGAAGAATCAATGACCCCTTTTTTCCCAACAATTTTTGCCAACCCTCTTGGCAGTGCTTCAttgtagagagagagaaagagagtttTGTAATTAACAGGGTAgcaaaaaggaaacaaaaaaacAATGGTAAAATTGGTGGGGCCCCTTATAAGCTGCAGATTTGTTGGTGATGCTTGTAAAATTTATTAATAAGTATTAATGATTAATTAATTGGAGGCAGAAATGTGAAACGATTAAAATATTGGGTTGATGGGTATCTAATATGTGGACTGATTAAAGGGGGAATGATTTCTAGGTAGATTGTAGAGAGTGCCATCCGTTTACTTTCCAGAAATGTTCAGTGTTTGAAACGGTGAAAATTGTTTACGCccgaattttatttaaaaatcaaatattctCCTAAATTTTGTTTAATAATGGTTCTTCCCCTTTATCAAATTAActttgtaaaatatttattttattttttattattaatttttatattttaacttttttggaAAATCTTCCTCATAAtcgcaatttttatttttaaaatatatataacatattttctatgcaaaaactaaaaattattttttaataaaagggaaaagtgaaaaatactaactgaatgaaataaataagtaaaataaaattgtaattttattaataagaatacataattacatatatacatacatacttaatacatataatacaaaaacaccaatcataaaaaatagtgttagaatttttgattaatttgtaAGCGattaattttaaatcatgttgattaatttatatatatatatatatatatatatatatatatatatatatatatatatatactatattaaaagtgtgaagggtcttagaaacATTGTTTAAAATtcttatccttcattaaaagtctatgCTTTAGACAAAaacattttttcactatttttctaatatttaagagctgaaatttaattaaatatttatagtaaaactttttcttattagaagtcataagaactaatgacaactaatacttttttcattagtttaagaattctaaatcaactaaagttgattttatgaagatttaaaaaatctaaaaataaatatgaaagcaatagaataagaaaaatgtaacaaatatcaattttttaaaagttttaagtaagtaatcaaagattttactttaaaaataaagaaagattttaaatatagaaaaataaataaaaataatctaactaaaaatatggttcaAAGCGAtccgtctctcttagcctctagcagcAAGGAAAAGAGGTATTGCATGATAAATGCAAAAGTGATGGTCCATTAAATACTtatggtggtaaaatatatgtgtgcttacaataaaatatatattatgtttacattattatattaaagtataaagggtctttgagaagtgatttaaactttttgaacTTCATTAGAAATATTCGCATACGTGCAGTTAAACTAGAACTTAATATATGTGTGTATAAAGATACTACATAAATGGAAGATTATTGATTATTGTTGAGAGAGAATGATTATTGATCAAAGTTGAGAGGAGTGCTTAATTTTTAAACCAAAGTTTGGAGTTGTAAACAATTTTCACCCATATTTGTAATGACTATTTTGCCCTCTCATATGATATTATTGATCAAAGTTGAGAGGggtgtttattttttaaaataaagtttagaGATGTGAATAATTTTCAACCGTATTTTTAATGACTATTTTAcccgagaaaattgaaggaaagatgtcttttaagtcttgaatgaaggattggtaacattgaccaatttaaagggtcaaacataattaaaaaaacttgattaggttaattgtggacttgattaatatctTCTAAACTtgttaatcttttcaaaaatacaaattaatccacacccacaaaacttccctccctctgcaaatcaatctctctctcttcgCTCTTTCtatcgatagtttctctctctaacttctcccaaccaacaacttttcaaatttctccctttaattaatcttgtgcaacttcaacctctggcaacaaataattttgagttcttgcccgttccttttttactttcaaccgccagtcgacgtgacaacattctccgacgacaacaacttcgagttcttcatcgtttcttttttattttcacaagtaaaaaattagggcttttaagttatgacgaaaatgaggaacttgatttgttggtgtttgttattttttaatgttttttgttattttttttttaatgcttattattttttagttgaatttctcatctagatgtatctgctactgctattttttaataatggataaaacatgtaacgtgaatccaacaaatgagtatttattgcaacatatatgactaatttgttgcacagaagcgcagattagtaatttgttgcaacatatatgactaatct encodes the following:
- the LOC107863822 gene encoding U-box domain-containing protein 3, which codes for MELTSERCLINSISRFIHLVTCLTSKTMPGQKNYKNIATLLKLLKPVLDDVAQQEAPSDETICRQCEELDVAINEARELLEEWSPKKSKILWALQSEPELLKVQSSALKLSHILCQLLESSPPTLDPSEIQHFIQELQKFEVGKTSKQINVALEEGKILGSESLTEIIHSLNLSSHEELLNECIALEKERLKAKDNKLRGNLDKITLSIDFFSIIRDCMLELETFKAIDGIKIPPYFRCPLSLELMVNPVIIASGQTYEKASIQKWLDHGLTTCPKTLQALAHSNLIPNYTVKALIENWCEVNKVSLDVNPESTHDGIISNPGHLNNMDDMRGSSETSNSTSRLCHQGGQAFESEKIDFTSELSEELSACRTREAQNSGHTSPGLSHIHSRSESVSSAVSSIDYLPSGSTDVSRISSKHDNVSDTSGEVQCDYRISSPRNKSVGNSPNLSARLYHSSKTMSERAVNGLHNPARQLSLPTKSMSDDLTTSSHVEKLIGDLESQSTEVQTAVAAELRFLAKHNMENRAIIGGCGAIAPLISLLNSDVKLTQEHAVTALLNLSINENIKAMIAEQGALEPLIHVLRTGNAGAKENAAAALFSLSLLEEYRKKIGRSGAVKALVDLLGLGTIRGKKDAATALFNLSIFHENKARIIQAGAVKHLIRFLDPSNEMVDKAVALLANLSTISEGCLAIAREGGIQSLVEIVETGSQRGKENAASILLQLCLNSPKYCRLVLQEGAVPPLVALSQSGSPRAKEKAQQLLSHFRSQREGAAGRGKS